The stretch of DNA ATTTTTGAAACCTAAGGacaaatttttaaagtgtttatttaaaataagagtaaaaacccattacctgtttttaaaaatagttctgaAGCAAGTTTTTCATGGGCTACTGGCAAGTGTGTACAATTCTACATAAGATTCTTATATAGACATGAAAGTAGATCCTACagatctttttactttttctcctcAAATATTAACAGAACTTTGAATACAAAGATAGGAAAGATAAAGCTACCTTACATTTTAGATAGCTCCATTTAACTAAATCTTTATGTgggttatttttaaatacataaggAGGCATCCATTaaatagtatattttaattttttatacatttatgcATTTGTCATATTTATTATTGCATCACTCATTAGATGTATGACCATGTAGTGATCATATTCCCCTGATAGAAAGTTTGGTATATTCCCATGATATAAAGCATTGTATCAAGAggacttttttaggttctttttagCTAACTACATTAATAGCTTCATTATTAAATAGTGAAACTTCATTTAAATGCATCATCAAAGTTAACCTCTCGTGCCAccaaaaaatgggggaaaaaaatctatgctGTAGAGTACAAATTTTGCACTTAATATTTGAagtgtatcagaatcacctgtaaaacttttctaaaaataaacatttctctctatatgttttaaacaaatgattctcatctcagatggtaaagaatctgcctgcagtgcaaaagacctgggttcaatccctggatcaggaagttccctggagaagggaatggcaacccactccagtattcttgcctagaaaatccaatggacaaaggagcctggagggctacagtccatggggttgcaaagaataggacatgaatgagtgactgacactttgacttttcaccaAAAATTGAGAGACTTTTacagaaagtttaaaatatagGTGAAGTTCAGCCAGTTATCTTAGAACTTTCTCAATTTCACATGCATGGTCAACCTAAGAATACATGATAAGAAAAATTCAAAGatgaaataagtattttaaatgtgCTTAGTTTCTTATACACTCTACTAAACCCATTTCATCTGATGGAGTAGATCATTCATACGCCTCAGTGCTGTGACAGGAGGCACAGGTAACGCTGAGTTCAGAAGGAGACATTACAGATAGCGCATCTGaaaaggcttcacagaggagggtGCTTTCAGCCGGGTGTTAAAGGATAGAATAGGGTAATACTGATATTTGTAGAGGActtcttcattttattatttggtTCTCATAACTGTCCAGTGGCATTAACATGAGAGTGTGGATCGGGAAACTAATCAAAGAGTTTAGTTGCTGTGGGGTTCGGGTTGCTACAGATACAAAAGGGACTGCATATTACACTAAAAGCTGAAACAATTCCTAAATGTAGTGGAATGGTTAAGGGCTTTCAGGTTAGAAAGTAGCCTTAGCCTGTTCCCTTTTCTGATGatcctgaaatttttttaaacctcagcAACTAAATACATTATAATTCGTGAAGAAAGGTAGAGGATGTAGATAGAACTTTGGAGAAAGAGAATGAATTGTCTTGAAGCAGTGGATTTGAATTTGCTGTATCGGAAAATTTATGCAGATTTTGTAACTGACCATTAGAAATTATAAGTaacaataagaaataagaaattcaAATTCAGAGAAGGATTCCAAGTTGTAAATGGTAGATTTACAGAAGACTAAAATTGGTATACTATATCTGATCTCATTCATTCTGCAAACACTTATTCAAAGGTCTTTATAATATGCCAAGTCCTATAATAACCACAGAAGATGCTAACCACATGAGATACTGTCCCTGTGATTTAGGATTCTCAAAGAATGAGTAGGAGATAGGAATTTACCAGCTAGGTAAAGTGATATGCAAAGTTAAGGTCTGCTTGTAGAACTGTAAGGATTACATAGCACCTAAGGAACTCAGAGGACATAAGGCTGGCAAAGTAGTGTTCCTCCCTGTCATCCGTAATTTACCATATGCAGGCAATATGATACACACACATAGctgttaaaaacattttatctCTTTCTCTTCAAACGAGCAGATCATTCCAAATCACTAGAGGCATTATTTACAACTTGAATTCAGGTGGATAGTCAACAAATTCCCAACTAAAAGCTTGATGCAGTTATATTTGAGTCATCAGTAAAAGTTTCAAAGCTTGAATACTTTTCAGATAACTTTCAGTACGTTCATTATTCTGATACCTTACTGATTTGGAAAGTTTGTAATTGCCTTCTTCATATGGGTTACATTTCTCTGCTTATTTTGATAAATAATATTActtaataagtaaaataagtaaTACTATTTAGTGCAGCTTTATGAAAGAGTTTCCATAAgccatgcttttttaaaaaaaaatctagatttgTAGTAAACTTTAATCACCATAAGTTTATgaagcatttatattttaatcacCATAAGGTTATAACATTTTCTATTATGGTTAGTAAGGCTTGTaaacttgaaaattaaataaattgaagCTAAAATGCAATCTTTTCCAGATTATTctcaagtaaaaaaaagaaatttatttacatattaaaaaagagtaaaCAAGGCTACCCATTGAAGAAAACTGCATGTTTAGAATACTATGTTTGTTTATTCAGCTTTCACTTCAGAGTTGTATTTGAAAAAGATAAACTAGTAAGTGTTAATGATTTTTTAGAAGGTATTCAGtggtaatatttttcttttacaggTTGAAGAAGAAGGCTTACAAATTTGTGTTGAAATATGTGGTTGTGCTCTACAACTAGATCTTCATGATGATCCCAAAACTAAATGTCTAATTTATAAAACAATTGCACATTTTCTACCAAATGATTTGGAGATTCTCAGGATTTGCGCACTCTCGATATTCTTTCTTGAGCGCTCCTTGGAAGCTTATCGTACTGTCGAAGAGCTTTACAAACGCCCAGACGAGGAATACAATGAAGGCTCAAGCAGTGTTCAGAATCGCGTTCGTTTTGAATTACTTCCAATTTTGAAAAAGGGATTGTTTTTTGATCCTGAATTCTGGAACTTCATAATGATTAAGAAAAACTGTGTAGCATTACTGAGTGATAAATCAGCAGTTAGATTTCTAAATGAAAGTGCACTGGAAAATTCTACAGGTAATGTAAAAAAGGCATTGGATCAGCACGGTTTAGAGGAAGGGCTTGACTCTCTTACAGATCAAAGCACTGGAGAGCTTGATCCTGATGATATATCTGGAGTGCAACCAAAAGGCCCTATTAATGCAAAGAAAAACCTTACAGCTCTTAATGCTTCCAGAGTAGATCACAATGTCCCAAGGCATCGGTGTATGTTATGTAACAAGGAATTTTTAGGTGGTCACATTGTAAGGCATGCCCAGGCTCATCAGAAAAAGGGCAGTTTTTCATGTGTGATATGTGGCAGGAAATTTAGAAACAAAGGACTTATGCAGAAGCATTTAAAGAATCACGTTAAGAAAATACAGAGACAGCAAATTGCTGCAGCTCAGCAAGAGGATCAAGAAAGTCCTGCTTTGGAAGAAATGAATTGTTCTGAtactttcatttcatttgaaAATGGGAATTCTGATAATAAGGATTTGGAAGTAGAGACTATTACTGGTTCCAGTGACGGAAAAAAAGACGTCATCCCTGCACATGTGGGTGAATTCACTGAAATTCCTGTCAATGTATCAGAAGATGTTATTGAAAACATTACTGAAAATGGCAGCCCTGATACTTCTTTAAATAATGTCTCAGAGCCATTACCTATCTGTGTGGATGactatgaggaggaagaagatgaggAAGGTGATTATGAAGAAGATGACTATGACCTGAATCAAGAAAGTTCAGTACTTCATAAAATCAATGGAGCTGTGTGCCATCCAAAAGACATATATGCAACAGATCAAGAAGGAAATTTTAAGTGCCCTGCTCTTGGCTGTGTCAGGATTTTTAAACGAATTGGATTTCTGAATAAGCACGCAAGGACTGTACATCCAACTGATTTAAATGTGCGGCAAACAGTAATGAAGTGGAgcaaaggaaaatgcaaattttgtcaaaggcaatTTGAAGATTCTCAACATTTTATAGATCACCTTAATAGACACAGCTATCcaaatgtgtatttttgtttgcattttaattGCAATGAATCATTTAAGCTGCCATTCCAACTTGCTCAGCACACAAAAAGTCACAGGATATTTCAAGCTCAGTGTAGTTTTCCAGAATGCCATGagctttttgaagatcttcctctGCTATATGAACATGAAGCTCAGCACTATTTAAGTAAAACACCAGAATCATCTGCACAACCAAGTGAAACAATTCTTTGGGATGTTCTTACAGACGCAAAatctaatcatcaggaaaaagaCTCATCTGGTAATGAGAGACAGACTATTAGTCTGCCAGTTTCTACTAGCAAATCAAGGAAAGATGTTACAGAACCAAAGACGTGCATAGAAAGTGTGGAGAAGAAAACAGACCGTGTAATTCAGAATGGAAATGAACATTCTGATGACACTGTTTCTGATACAAGCTTGACAGACCAAAAGATGACTGACATAGAGCCAAATTCTGAAAATAATTGTAGTATTAATGATTTAGTCAATGGACACAGTGGAATAGAGCAAACACCTTTAGTTTCATCAGATCCTGCTTTCAAAATTGATACAAATAGAATCAGGACAGAAAACGGTTCCATTTTACCCAGTGTTGTACCACAAGAACACAGTACCCTGCCAGTATCTCAGGCACCTTCCAAACCAAATCCGACGAGCGAACATACTTCATATGGCTTAATTTTAACAAAGCCATATGTCAGACCATTGCCTCCCAGTTACCTTGATGAACGGTACCTTAGTATGCCAAAACGCAGAAAATTTCTGACTGATAGGGTAGATGCCTGTTCTGATCAAGATAACGTTtgtaaaaaatcagtgaaaagatTAAGATGTGGCAAATGCCTGACCACCTACTGTAATGCAGAAGCACTTGAGGCTCACCTTGCACAAAAGAAATGTCAGACCCTCTTTGGATTTGATTCAGATGATGAAAGTAAGTCTGCTGTCTTCTCAGTAGGTATATCTGTAGAAGTAGAAAATGCCATAAATCGTCATACGGTTAAAAAAATTGACATTTGTATAACACAGATAATAAAGCACTACTCCGTACATTATTTCCTGTAATCCATACAACCACCATAAGGTTCTGTTCCTGTTTTATAGATCAAGCAACTGACATTCACAAGTAATTTGCATAGGCATAGGCCTATGAACTTGTGGAAGCCAGAACTTAAACAcaattttttcatacttttggaTCATACATTTTAACTACCTGAGGCTTTTCTTCATCCCATGTTTTTATGTAATAAGAAATCTGAAGACAAACTAATTATGATGAAAGTGTTTTTTATCTGCATGCCAGAATATAAACCAAGTGAAGCTGAGCCTctattacaaaaacaaaaattaagaaaaataataaaaacaaaataattgaaaaacaaaCTGAGCTAAAGAAGAACATGCTTTTCTACTAGTATTAATATTCTTTGAATGAGTAAGGATATAAATAAACAGGAAATCTAACTTTAGAATACTAGATGAACAtctataaaatatgaattaaCAGACGTGTTCTGTTTTACAGGTGCCTgataaaaatgtttcagaaagATCTGTCGATCAAGCAGTAGTGTGCAAAAAGCACTACAAGAAAATGCATCATCAGTTTGCTATTTCCCTGATGGCCTTAATTTTAGAGCGATCTTGGATTACTAAAGATAAAGACAAAGCACATTTTCTAGAATGAACCCACAGAGGAGATGTGCTGGTTTAGACTCCAAAAGGGTTATTACAAAACTCCCAAAGTACCAGTTATCCAGaaaaaccacatttttttttttttttttttaaagaagttgatGATGATCAATAGCAGCATGTTCAGTTTCGCTTATATGAGAAACATGTTCAGGCAACTAGTCAAAAAGGATAACCAGCTATGGCcttacagaaagggaaagactaacccattatatatatatatggacatatatatatataaaagaaggaaTGGTTTACAATAAACAATTTACAGTATTCTACAAATAGGATTCTTGTCATGCATAATCAGATTTTGTCCTTCTTTTGGGTCAAACATGCTTCAAGGAACCATTTCTATttggtttattattatttagaaaCTGATAGAATAAAACTTGACTTATCACCATCCTAGCCATAAAAGATTATAACTTGTTTCCAGAGGATTGATTAGGTCAGAGTTCAGTGAATGGCATGCCAGCATTGAAAATTAACAGGAGACAAAACAATAGTGCTTTGCTAATGAGCTCTTGACAGAACCTCccactttccatttttataataCCAACGAGCTGTAAAGCAGCAGCCTCAATAGAAAACATATTATCAGTAACTCTGGGGAGAGATGGGAGGAATGTAAGACCATTAAAGGCTGTCTTAGATGTCTTAGTTGAAAGAAAACACTGAATTGCAAATTTTTCAATGTGAATAATGGTATAAGCACACTGGGATATTTCTATTTGTATATAGAGTAGTGTTAGGACATTGCCTGATGATTCATAGTAAGGTCCTTTAGACATTAATGTGAATTATCTAAGTACAGTCCTATGAAAATAActggctgtaaaaaaaaaaaccatgcagCCAAGAATCAGGTCAAGAATTCATTGGTTTTATTCCATTAGGAGAGTTTATTCTAAAATAAGCCATATTACTCatgctttcttatttatttctgatAAATTTGGCCTGAAtagtaatttttatatataaaaggaaatatttacacaaaaacttgcacaGCAAGAACACAGTAAGATATATtgatgcatttattttctttgatgaccagTAATTTTCCTAAGGAAGATTTTAACTTAATAGCcaataaattgtttaaaaagtttttaaaaataccctcTCAGATGTGTTCCACTTGTATAGTCTTTAAAAGAAGAAGCTTAAAGACTTCCTTTTACCTAATAGGGTATTAATCTATAGCAGGGGTAAAATGAACAAAAGCTGCaaaggtagattctttaaaaaCAGAGCTATTAACATACAAATATGTCAACCAAATATTCCAGTTATTCCAACTGGTCTATTCTTGTTCAAAGTATATAATCTCATCAGACCCTACATTATAAATTTTGGGATATTAAAGCTTATTGAATGAAGCTACTAAGGAAGTGAGACTTTTCTTCATGGACAGGATCCAGACTTTATTAAATTAGGATTTCCAGGTCATGATAAAtcagacatttaaaataatgtcccaattttattagtttatttatcACAGGCATTTACTACTATGCAATTGATAGTCGGCAGTCCATTTCAGTCAagtcaggtttttgttttgttatgtagCCTATATTAGGCTAtggattttacatttaaataacaTAAGATAAACAACTTGATCAGATGTTTATGTCTTTTaaggatataaagaaaaaaacattttccatGCTTCCTGATACTAAAATATAATACTTGAgttctatttcagttcagtcatgtatTAAAAAAGCCTGTTTGGAAACTAGTTCATATGGGCAGTgaagttattttgaaatatttctgctttgtatGTTTTCCAGAAGTTTTAAACCACAGCTTAACATTTTAtcacatttttaactttttatttttttataagttGTAACTATTGACATAAATTCATGTCTGCAAattgttttcattcattctgtAGTTCATaccaaaatgttttaaacatattCCAcgttatttttttgtctttaatttgaggttttatttctacttttgttttgCTAAGGGAAAACTTTCTGAAAGACTGAGCTCAAATTGTTTATACATCAAGGGATTGTTACATAAAATTCTGTTGGACCACATTGTTCTAATTCTAACCTCTTTACTTATCAAATGATTGCTATTGAAAGAATATGTGCATTTTCTTATGTATGCCTTATAAAACTTACATCATTTTGCTTTTACGAGGTGCGTAAACTTCCAACAGTTCTAGTGTGAGATTCAGAAGACAAGGAAGCTTTCTTCTTATTCCTCaaaatcttctttttcttctctactccTTCTATTTTAAGGATGTGTTTATCTTACATGGACCAGATTTCAATCCTTCATTgtcaaataaaaatttccatttaaatattaaatactagCTTTCTGCTATGTTTCAGTAAGGTCAAAAGAATAGCAAATCTGAAACTTTGCTGCTCAGATATTATGGAGAAGATAGAAAAGGAGACCCTTTGTGGACAAGGACACTGGTACTTTGGGCTTTagccatattttttattttcttttaaaccacCAATTATATAATGAAAAGATAACTTATAACATCAAACTTGTGATTCTTTTCAAATCACACTTGAAAGTACAGCCGTACTCCTTTCATATTTGGTTCAAACTGTAGTATGGGTGAAAAACCTAAAAAGAATggtagtgtttattttttaatttatttggtacTGTAAAACACCTTTTCAGAATGACTAAATGCTGCATATGCATTTTGGAATTGTTAATATGTGAAAGGTATTACAGATTCAGCAAGAAAGGAAATTTGTGCTTCCTTGTTGaacattaaattattttactttgcattttataAGAGTACAAATTAAAACTGAGCCATTGAACTGCAATAAATCAACAATAGTGTCTCATTTCAAGAAATTTTTTGTATTGTACATAGATTTGTTCAATAAAACATTGTCCTTGTTGGTAATGAAGTGTTCAGTTTTATGTAGCACATTACTTCAAAAGGAATTAGGCTTAAGGTAAATGTTAAATAAGAAATTTATATTATGTTTCATAAGAGAATGAGGTATTTCAGTTAATATTACTATATTCAGATTATTGagtgattttaaaatacatggaaaacagaaaactctaaaagtttatataaaatagatatttttagaCATTGTTTAAACTAATTCCATATGCAGGAATTACAAGTTGATAGAACACTGTTTACTAAAGTTATTTCAGGTAAGTAGTTTCAGTATGAAATAGTAGCCTCTGCAAACTTAGTACATGGAAGACAAATGTCAGAACTCTCCAGGACAGTGGATGGACTGATCTACATTGGTACTTCTTCAGAGATGAAGAACCTCTGGTGGAACTTAAAGACTGTGAAGTCATTTTGAAATAAGATGCACATTATGATAACTGCTTCCTACAGAAGCACCTCAAATGGGAACATGTTTAAGCCAGTTAGTAATCTGTACCTAAAAGTGAGGTCCTTGGTCATGAGGGCTCCTACTCTTTGGGCTCACCAACAAAGGTAGACCTCCTATACTTTTTGCTATAATTTGCAACTTGGAAAAGTGAGGGCTGAAGTAGAAAGAGAAGCTCTTTGATGTGATGATAGCACTGCAAATGAAAGAATAGATATTCTGTTAATTacagtgatttgcaaatattacaAATGTTATGCTTTGAAAAACCCTATGAGAAAGTTATTAAAGCATTCCAGAGCTGAGATCTAGGATTCACCATCTATGATTTGTGGTCATATGATCTTAGATGATTAAATAAATGCATTGAGGTATTTAGATATAAAGTTACTGGGGTTATCTcgactttctattttttcttttctgaaatttgaGGAATGCTGGGAAGCAATTGAATATTAAATACATTTCCAAGACAAATGAATTAGATTGCTTTCATAGCCTAAAATTCATACTGATTTCAAGAGTCAGCCGATAATGAGGCCAGAAATTTGGGCTGTATAGCCATCGATACCTGAAATGGAGGCAATCCAGTATTACTTGgaataaatactaaaaatggGAGAGAGATTCATGCCTTATTTTTGGATActgcaaatggagaaaaaattaTTGTGTACCAGCTTACTTTATGTATGTTACCTCTAATTGTTGAAACAACCCAAAGATGGTTAGCACCAGTGCTTTTTAGACACGAAGGCTCAGGAAGGTTAAATAACCTGACTAGTCACATAGCTAATAAATGCAGAGGTGGGACTGAAAAATCTGCTGTTTCCTCCTAAAATCATGTCATGTAGTTTCCATTCTGGCATGCAGTTTTCCCTACAAATGTGGGGCACGAGCGGATCTGATAATACCCAAGTGGAAAGGGTTAGACTTGCTGAGGATCAGTGATTTCAGAGACAAAGGATGAAGTCTGGTACAGACAGGGCTGGTTGATGTTTCATTCTCTTCTACTAGCAGTGATTCTtaaaagtgtggtccccagaacAGCAGCATTATCACCTGAGAACTTACTGGAAATGCTAAATTTGGGGGACTGctctggcagtgcagtggttaggacttggcactttcacagGATTCCGTAAGTCACAAGGATGTGGTTGTGCCCCTGCCcccaagaaaacagaaatgctaCATTTTTGATCAACTGAGGGACCAATCTGTCTAAGTCGTCTAGGTGGTTTTGATCCACACTGTTTGAAAACCACAGATCTAAATCAACAAGGTTCTTTATATTTCCCTAGCAGTTAAACTATTAAATGTATAGAGCCTTCTTAGAAATCCAATTTCCAGGGCATTTAAGGAAGTCACCTTTAATAGGTTTTAAACAActactgttgaatgaatgaatatttttacCAGCTCTTATACCCCAAATCTGCTAatctaggaaaaaaattttccccATGAAGTATTCAGTGAAACTACCAGAATGTAGTTTAATGAAAAGAGCTCAAAGATGTGtgatcaaatatatttaaattctagCATAATAGCTttaaggcaactaagcccatcccACAGAATTCAGACTCCCTTGTCTGTTAAAAGGGGAGAGCCAATCTTGAAAGTTTAAGAATTAAGTGCCTGAAGGGCCTAGTGCTGAGCCCTtcctgttaatattttattgactTGACTTTCTTTTCATGTTATGGCTCCTGTACTGTCCTTGTTCTAGCCAAAAACAGCCATGCTGTTCCATGCATTTTTCACTGCGGCTCCCTCTACctgtacttctttttctgcttcacTCATTCTTTGCTTAATCTTCTTGAGCATCATTacactctccagaaagcagatgTCTCTTGATAATTCTGGATTTCTCTATTGAAACCTCTCTCTCCCAGTCTTCCTCTTCAGTAAATAGCAACTCCAGTTGCCCAAACCAAAACTTGCCACTCATCCCTGACTTGTTATCATGTTTTCCGCTCTCACCTGGACTATTTATTGTATTAATCTTCTAGTTGAGTTCCCTGCCTTTATCCTTGCCTTTCTGGCAGTCTGTTCTAGACAACAGCAGCCAAAATGATCCAGTTTGAAACAAGTCAGATCATACCATTCCTTGGTTTAAAATCCTCCAATGGCTTtacagttcattcatttattcaacaaatatttattgcatactATGTGCCAGCCTCTGTTAATagacaatgaaaaagaaaaaaaaaaaaatataaaaatccctGAATCTCAGAACTCACATTCTACTGGGGGGGAGGTACAAAAGTACAATATAAATGGTATAGAGAAAAGTAGGTAGAGACGTATAAGTAAGCATGGCATTGTAGGTGGTGATTTTAAACAGGATGATAAGAGATGATGATAGCACTTCTGATAACTGTTGGGCAGGGGAAATAATGAAGTAAGGGAAAGAAAGCCACTCAGACCtctgaaggaaggaagaatgtgCCAGGTAAGAGCAAGGGCTCTAAGGCAAGTACCTGCATGGTAAGTTTAAGACacaaaaagcaagaaaaccaCTGTGACTAGTCTGGAGAGACTGAGAATAGGAAATGCAGACTGAGGTAAAAGATAAAAGCCAAAGTCTTTACAATGGGCTGTAAGACTCTAGACTGCACTATTTGATACAGTAGCCACTAGCTACAAGTTACTGTTAAAAttcaagtaaaatttaaaattcacggATTCAATTACACTAGCTGTCTTACAAGAGCTCAATGGCTATGTGTGGCCGGCTGACAGTTACTATATTAGCACAGatgcaaaacagtttcatcttAGAAAGCACCTTTGGACAGGTGGTTCtgtatcagtggttctcaactgaggGAATTttgcaccccacccccaaagaAATATTTAAGGAGATATTTTGGCAGCCCAACTAGGGAAGAAGGCTAGCATCCATTGGGTAGAGGTCAGGGTTGCAGCTGGGCATCCTATAATGCACAGGGCAGACCCACAAAAAAGATTTATCCTGGCCAAAATGTTGATAATGCCTCTGATGAGAAACCCTGCTCTAGATCAATCTTGACTACAGCTCTAACCTCACTTCTTACTGCCGCCTCTTTGCACAAGCTGCTCCAGCCTCCTGGCCTGCTTTCCTATATGCCAAGCATTCTGTTCTTTCCTCAGAACCTCTATTGCTGCTTTTTCCTAGAACACCCTTCTGTGGTTCAGTCTCTTACTTTTTTCAGATCTTCCCTCAGTGTCATTTAGAGAAACCTTTCTTCACAGCCTGTATAAAATAGCAACATCCTCTCCTCCATCCCTCTGACTTCTCGCCATAGAATTTCCTGGCATTATTACATTTCTGTCTCCTTCTACTAAAATGCAAGCTCCAAAAGACCTGTAATTGCTCCCAGCAtaaaaaacagtgcctggcaagtgaaagtgagaaagtagtgctcagtaaatatgttacacacacacacacacacacacacacacacacagtttgagCATGTCTTTCATGCGTGAAAGTGAGAAAGTAGTGCTCAGTAAAtacgttacacacacacacacacacacacagtttgagCATGTCTTTCATGTGGCTCCGCACCAGTATTGTGAGCATTTATCTCTTTATTTGCAACACTCCCAAAAGCTCGGAGAAGGGTCTGTGTCATTTCTCATGGTAGGCGATCAATGCttaatgaaaaatgaagaattgGTATCTGATAAGTAAAATGTACCCTAAATGACATCCACTGGC from Dama dama isolate Ldn47 chromosome 31, ASM3311817v1, whole genome shotgun sequence encodes:
- the ZNF654 gene encoding zinc finger protein 654 isoform X2, with protein sequence MAEEESDQEAERLGEELVAIVESPPGPAGLRAAGDGRGGAGGGSCGGGGVGISSRDYCRRFCQVVEDYAGRWQVPLPQLQVLQTALCCFTSASASFPDECEHVQYVLSSLALSFFELLLFFGRDEFYEEPLKDILGSFQECQNHLRRYGNVNLELVTRIIRDGGPWEDPVLQAVLKAQPASQEIVNKYLSSENPLFFELRARYLIACERIPEAMALIKCCINHPEISKDLYFHQALFTCLFMSPVEDHLFQEHLLKTDCKSGIDIICNTEKEGKTMLALQLCESFLISQLQNGDMYCIWELIFIWSKLQLKSNPSKQVFVDQCYQLLRTATNVRVIFPFMKIIKDEVEEEGLQICVEICGCALQLDLHDDPKTKCLIYKTIAHFLPNDLEILRICALSIFFLERSLEAYRTVEELYKRPDEEYNEGSSSVQNRVRFELLPILKKGLFFDPEFWNFIMIKKNCVALLSDKSAVRFLNESALENSTGNVKKALDQHGLEEGLDSLTDQSTGELDPDDISGVQPKGPINAKKNLTALNASRVDHNVPRHRCMLCNKEFLGGHIVRHAQAHQKKGSFSCVICGRKFRNKGLMQKHLKNHVKKIQRQQIAAAQQEDQESPALEEMNCSDTFISFENGNSDNKDLEVETITGSSDGKKDVIPAHVGEFTEIPVNVSEDVIENITENGSPDTSLNNVSEPLPICVDDYEEEEDEEGDYEEDDYDLNQESSVLHKINGAVCHPKDIYATDQEGNFKCPALGCVRIFKRIGFLNKHARTVHPTDLNVRQTVMKWSKGKCKFCQRQFEDSQHFIDHLNRHSYPNVYFCLHFNCNESFKLPFQLAQHTKSHRIFQAQCSFPECHELFEDLPLLYEHEAQHYLSKTPESSAQPSETILWDVLTDAKSNHQEKDSSGNERQTISLPVSTSKSRKDVTEPKTCIESVEKKTDRVIQNGNEHSDDTVSDTSLTDQKMTDIEPNSENNCSINDLVNGHSGIEQTPLVSSDPAFKIDTNRIRTENGSILPSVVPQEHSTLPVSQAPSKPNPTSEHTSYGLILTKPYVRPLPPSYLDERYLSMPKRRKFLTDRVDACSDQDNVCKKSVKRLRCGKCLTTYCNAEALEAHLAQKKCQTLFGFDSDDESA